In the genome of Limisphaerales bacterium, the window GAACCGGCGCTGGCCGCCGACTAATCCCTGCAGGCGCTCGGCCATTTGATCGACCGCGTGGGCGAGCCGTCCGATTTCACCCCGTTGCTCAAGTCCCACGCGATTTTGAAAACGGCCTTCGGCAATTTGCTCGGTGAGGTCTGTGACTTCCGCTAGTGGCCGCGTGATGCGCCGCACCAACGGGAGCCAAAATAAAATCGAGAGCCCGAGCACCAACAACAGAATGGTGAGCCACGGCCACGGTTCAGCGAAAAAGCTGCCACTGTCCATGGGGTTACTGGCCATCAGCAGGATCGCGTTGTAGCGCGAATGATCGGGCGCGGCGCGCAGGTCGGCAACGTCCCACGATGAAAATGGCGGGCCGGTGCCGGGCACGCGCACGGGGATTTCCAGTGCGGCCCACACCTGGCGTTTCCCCGGCACGGATCGTGTGAACACTGCCGGTCGCACGACTGGCAGCGACTGGGTGACGGCGGGTTGTGGCGTGGGCGGGGCGTAGGCGTTCAGCACGGTGGCGAGTTCGGCGGCATTGAGTTCGCCGTTGGCGTCGCGATCGGCCTGCTGTAGCCATTCCGCCGGCGTGGTGGGCGTGGTGGCGATGAGCGGATGCAAATGGCGCGGTGCCAACGCGGCAAACTGCGTGCGTTGGTGGTCAGAAAGCACGGCGCGCACTCGGGTGTTGTAGGCCTCCACCGCGGCTTGGGGGTCGGGGGTTTGGCGAAATTGACGGAGGCTTTCGAGCCAAATGGTTTCAATTTGGCCGAGTTGTTCGGGTGAAAGATGGAGGGATTCGAATTGGCGCGTAAGATGCCGGCGCACGGGCGAAACGGCTACGGGCGAAAAGGATTCATTTAATAATGTTTGCACCGCATCGTCGGCCTGAAAATCATCCTCCAACAACGAGCCGCCGTGCGCGTGGCATAGATGAAATTCCACCCGGTGCCGTTCGCTGTGGCGTTGGACGATTTGCAGCCAATGGGTGCGTGGCGCGCTGATGAGTTGATCGCTCAAGGCCGCGGCGGCGTGGCGCACGCGCTCCTCGGATAATCCCGCGAGCGGGGAGGCGGGGCCCATTTGAAACCGGTACAGCCCCCACAAGCCTGCGCCCACCAAAATGAGGTTCAGCAAAAATCCGCCAAGAATGCGGGCGAGTAACGTGTCGCGAAATCGAATCGTGCGCATAGTGGCGGGTTAGTGCTCGATCATCAGGTAGCCCACCGAACGTACGGTGCGGATATAGTTTGGTTTTTTTGGATTGTCACCGAGTTTTTGGCGCAGGGCGCAGATGTGGACGTCGATGGAGCGGTCGAACACCTCATGCTCGCGGTCGGCGATGGCTGAGAGGAGTTGCTCGCGCGTGCAAACGCGTCCGGCGGATTTCATTAGCGTGCTGAGTAGATCGAATTCCAGCGCCGTGAGCTGCAGGGGTTGATCGCCGAGCGCTGCGGTGCGTGAATCGGGCCGTAGCCGCAAGGGGCCATTGCTCAATTCGCCGATTGCTTCGGGAGTGTTGTGGGCTTGGGCCGGGGCTGAAGCGCGGCGCATCACCGCGCGCAGGCGGGCGAGCATTTCGCGCGGGGAAAGGGTTTTGAGCATATAATCATCGGCGCCCAGTTCAAGGCCCACCACGCGGTCGGTTTCCTCTCCGCGTCCGGTGAGCATCAGCACAGGCACGTTGGATTCGCGCCGGATGCCTTTGAGTATTTCGAAACCGTCCATTTCCGGCAGCATCACGTCGAGCAATATCGCGTCGGGCACCCACTCCAAGGCGCATTGCAAGCCTTTGGGGCCCGTGTGAACGGCTTTCACCTCGTAGCCCAACGGCCCGAGATATTTGCCGATTAACCGGCAGAGCTTCGGATCATCATCGATGATCAACAAACGCCGGCCGGCATTTTTTGAGGCATTCACGGCGGGAGGATGCGCGGGTTCAAGATCAAAAGCGTTCATCTTTACTCAATCTTAACAATTTTCCCGTCCGCTGGAAATAATTTGTTAACATAGCCTGCCTAAGCTGCGCCCTTTATGAACGTAACTTCGGACACAACAATGCGCCCGCGCACATCGGGATTTACCTTGATTGAATTGCTGGTGGTCATCGCCATCATCGGCATCCTCGCCTCGATGTTGCTGCCCGTTTTGGCGAAGGCCAAGACTAAGGCGCGCGGGGTTGTGTGTATCAATAATTTTAAAAATCTCTCCGCCGGTTGGCAAATGTATGTGGATGAAAATGATGACCTGATGATGCCGGGCCGGTTTGCCAAAGAATTCGGCGGCAAAACTAATCCAAAGAACTGGTACGAAGTGGGTAATGGAATGAAGTACCGCCCGCGGTGGGTGGCTTTCATGGGAATGCATGTGGGGGTTTATGCGTTTGATAAACCGCTGACCACCAGCGACCGGCAGGATTATGACAACCCGGTTTACATCAATCCGCTCCGGCCGACGTGGAAGGATGAGCGCAATTACGCCTTTGGCTATAACCACCAATTCCTCGGCAACGGCCGCAAGAGCAACGGGGAGTTTCATAACTATCCGGTGTACAGCGCCTCCATCGTTAATTTTTCCAGCACCGTATTGGGTGGCACTTGCATGGGCACGGCGGCGGGTTTTTCAGAAAAAGATCGCACCGCATACGTCAATAGCGGCGGGAGTTACAGCAGTTGGGGGAATCACGGCTGGTCGCTGGATCCTCCGCGCCTCACTACCCGGTCCGACATTGGCACGGGCGACCCCGGCAGCCCGCGCACGGCGGTAGATCCCTGCCTGAACGGCCGCGCGATTGTGGCTTTCCTCGACGGAGCCGTCTCGGCCCAAACGCCCAAAGAGCTTGGCTATGTGCAGGATGAATCCGGCAAGTTTCTCAATGATGGGGGTGCAAGCAACCGTTACTTCAGCGGCGAAGATCGTGATATGGATCCTCCCGTGGTACCCGGGAAATAGGTTGAGTGAACAGTGAGCGGGGGAGAGGGTTTCAGTACCGAAACAAATCACCGTTTCGATCCCAGTGCCTGCCGCGGATGAGTCGGCCTTTCACGTAATCCGCCCGCATCTTGAGCGCGCCGGAATCTATATAGTACCAAAATGCGTAGCCTTCAAACAGGCGATCGTGCTTGAACACTCCTTCGTAGCGGAGCTTACCATTGGGGAACCATTCCATGCCTTCGCCTTCGCGGCGGCCTTCCTTGAATGCGCCGTCAAATTTGCGTGCGCCGTTTTCGTGCAACAAAGTAGTGCTGCCGGTGAATGGCTTTGGATCACCCGCTTGATAAAACAGGAGGTCCGCCTGACTGCGTGTTACGCTGCCGACCCATAGCGGGGCTCCAACCGTGGCGCCAGGGTTTAGGGGAGGCTCTAGTACCGCTGGCAACACGGGCGGGATGGGATGATGCGGCGCGATGGGGGCGAGGTTCCCCGGCCCCGCGGGTTCGGTTTGAGGGATGTTTAAATTCGCACTTACCGCGGGAATCAACGGCGTGACCTCCGCCGGTGGCGTTGCTGCGGGCGTCGCCGGCCCAACCGGCCCAACCGGCGCGGGTGGCACATCAAGCACCGCCGGGAGTGGGGCCGTTTCCGCCGTTTCTTGCCATGGCAAATATTTGCAGCCGTTGAAAATGCAAATCAAGCAAAGGCCACTCAGCGCCAAGACAGCGCTCTTTATAGAGTACACGGGTTTCACAGTGGTGTTGACGCAGCAAATGTAGTGCCAGTAACATAGAAAAAGCAAAATGGTGCGAATAATTCAGAAAAAACCGAAAATTTAGCGAAATATGGCAAAAAATGTGTTTTTCCGGTGGGTCATCAGTTTGGGTTTTCTGGAGATTCAGCACACATGCCGCCCATTCTCCCGCTCTCGCTTGTGATTGCAAATACTTGTTTTTGAAAATCGGAGTTGACATCCGTGGATCATTTCGCGTTCACTCCGCGCCTCTCCGGGAGGTTGAATGACTAAATCCAACAAGCCTAACTCATTTGATGTGATTATGGCGGCGATCGCAATTTTTGCGTTGGTCGGCTTTTGTGTGGCTTTGTGGAAAATCATGGGCTGAGCACCCGCGGAAATCTGCCTTTTTTTAGTGAAATACAGTCCAATTCGGACTTGATCGTTTTTCACCGTTTTGGCATCGTTCGCCAGATTAATAGTTGAATTGCGGCGCCACAAAGGCGTCCAATTTCCAGCACCATGAAAATTCGGAATCTCTTTTTCACAATGGCCGCAGTCGCGGTGTGTTTGCCTGCGATGGCAACGGAAGCCAAAGAAAAACTCCCCACGGCCGAGCAGCGCTTTGGCGGCAAGATTGAAGACGCGGAGAATCCCAGCTTCCGTCGGCACGTGGTGCCGCTCGCCAGCAAGCTCGGCTGCAGTGGGCGCGAGTGCCACGGATCGTTTCAGGGACGCGGTGGATTTCAGCTTTCGCTCTTTGGTTATGATTTCAAAAAGGATCACACCGCCATTACCAACGACACGAAGGATGATATCCGTGTGGATATGGAAAACCCGGCGAAAAGTTTGTTCATCCAAAAACCGCTGAAACAAATCAAGCACAAGGGCGGCGAGATTTATGAGGAAGGCAGTTGGGAACATAACCTAATGCTGAAATGGATTCAGGAAGGCGCGAAGCTGGACGTCGCTGAAACAGGCGCGTTTGATCGGTTGGAAATTTTCCCGAAAGAAATCGTCGCCCGCAAGGCCGGTGAAAGCATCCAACTCAAAGTACTCGCGCATTGGGCCGACGGCACGGTGGAGGATGTGACCGAGTTCACGCGGTTCCGCACGAATGACGAGAGCGTGGCTGAGGCGCACGAGGGCGGGCGCGTGGAAATCAAAGGCAAAGGCGATTCGCACGTGGTGGCATTTTACGACAACGGCGTGGTGCCGGTGCCGGTGATGCTGCCGGTCAGCCATTTGGTGGGCAAAGATTATCCAAAAGTGATGACGCCCACGAAGGTGGACGCGTTGGTGGTGGACAAGCTGCGCAAGGTGGGCCTCGTCCCTTCGGAGACCTGCACGGACACCGAATTTTTACGGCGCGTCACGCTGGATGTGACCGGCACATTGCCGACTTCCGATGAAGTCAAAACATTCCTCGCCGATAAATCCGAAGACAAGCGCACGAAGAAAATCAATCAACTCCTCCAGCGCCCTGCGTACGCCGCGTGGTGGGCCACGAAGCTCAGCGATTTCACCGGCAACAGCCCGCAACAAATCCGCGTTAATAACCTTCCGCGTGACGCCAACCTCAGCGGGATGTGGTACGATTGGCTTGAGCATCGTGTGGCGGAAAATGTCTCGTACGATAAGATCGTCGAAGGCATCGTGATGGGTTCCACCCGCACCTCACCCGACCAAACCTTCGAAGAAATGTGCGAAGAAATGGGTAGTTATTTCCGCGACAAAAATCCGAAAGACTTTGAGGATCGCAAAAATATGCCCTTCTTCTGGGCGCGCCGAAACCTCCGCCAACCCGAAGCCAAAGCCATGGCCTTCGCGTACAGTTTCCTCGGCGTGCGCATTCAGTGCGCCAACTGCCACAAACATCCGTTTGACCAATGGACCCAGCAGGATTTCAAATCCTTCCAAGCCTTCTTCACCCCGATCATTTCCGGCACCAATAACCGGAGCGAGGGAAAAGGCAATATGGATTACCGCACGCTCACTGCCGAGTTGCGGAAGGAAGCGGATTACGATCGCAACGATCCCAAGCAAAATCTGAACCGTCTCCTGCGGCCCATTATTGAAAAGCGCATCAAAGCCGGCAAACCCATCCCGTGGCAGGAGGTTTACATTCGCCAACAGGTGCAAAACAAATACACCGAGCGGCAACTTGAAAAAATCCGGAAGCGCAACCCGGACTTTAATGCGCGCGTCATCACCCCGCGCGTGCTCGGCGGTGAGGATGTTTTGGGAGCCAAATACAAAGACCCGCGCGCGCCATTGATGGAATGGCTGCGTGCACCGGAAAACCCCTATTTCGCACGCGCCTTT includes:
- a CDS encoding HAMP domain-containing histidine kinase — protein: MRTIRFRDTLLARILGGFLLNLILVGAGLWGLYRFQMGPASPLAGLSEERVRHAAAALSDQLISAPRTHWLQIVQRHSERHRVEFHLCHAHGGSLLEDDFQADDAVQTLLNESFSPVAVSPVRRHLTRQFESLHLSPEQLGQIETIWLESLRQFRQTPDPQAAVEAYNTRVRAVLSDHQRTQFAALAPRHLHPLIATTPTTPAEWLQQADRDANGELNAAELATVLNAYAPPTPQPAVTQSLPVVRPAVFTRSVPGKRQVWAALEIPVRVPGTGPPFSSWDVADLRAAPDHSRYNAILLMASNPMDSGSFFAEPWPWLTILLLVLGLSILFWLPLVRRITRPLAEVTDLTEQIAEGRFQNRVGLEQRGEIGRLAHAVDQMAERLQGLVGGQRRFLGDVAHELCAPLARVQMALCVLAQTASPEQQEELTDLQEEVEQMAALVDELLFFTRTGAHTEPRLEPVPLRDCVEQALCREAPGLSHHIDVPEAMHVNAAPDRLARALGNLARNAEQYAQTGGTLEVRAQRQGDAVELTFADRGPGVSAENLPQLFDPFYRPEISRSPDTGGTGLGLAIVKSTVESCGGTVRCRIRNGGGLEFTLRLSAVD
- a CDS encoding response regulator transcription factor; translated protein: MNAFDLEPAHPPAVNASKNAGRRLLIIDDDPKLCRLIGKYLGPLGYEVKAVHTGPKGLQCALEWVPDAILLDVMLPEMDGFEILKGIRRESNVPVLMLTGRGEETDRVVGLELGADDYMLKTLSPREMLARLRAVMRRASAPAQAHNTPEAIGELSNGPLRLRPDSRTAALGDQPLQLTALEFDLLSTLMKSAGRVCTREQLLSAIADREHEVFDRSIDVHICALRQKLGDNPKKPNYIRTVRSVGYLMIEH
- a CDS encoding type II secretion system protein — its product is MRPRTSGFTLIELLVVIAIIGILASMLLPVLAKAKTKARGVVCINNFKNLSAGWQMYVDENDDLMMPGRFAKEFGGKTNPKNWYEVGNGMKYRPRWVAFMGMHVGVYAFDKPLTTSDRQDYDNPVYINPLRPTWKDERNYAFGYNHQFLGNGRKSNGEFHNYPVYSASIVNFSSTVLGGTCMGTAAGFSEKDRTAYVNSGGSYSSWGNHGWSLDPPRLTTRSDIGTGDPGSPRTAVDPCLNGRAIVAFLDGAVSAQTPKELGYVQDESGKFLNDGGASNRYFSGEDRDMDPPVVPGK
- a CDS encoding DUF1553 domain-containing protein, which gives rise to MKIRNLFFTMAAVAVCLPAMATEAKEKLPTAEQRFGGKIEDAENPSFRRHVVPLASKLGCSGRECHGSFQGRGGFQLSLFGYDFKKDHTAITNDTKDDIRVDMENPAKSLFIQKPLKQIKHKGGEIYEEGSWEHNLMLKWIQEGAKLDVAETGAFDRLEIFPKEIVARKAGESIQLKVLAHWADGTVEDVTEFTRFRTNDESVAEAHEGGRVEIKGKGDSHVVAFYDNGVVPVPVMLPVSHLVGKDYPKVMTPTKVDALVVDKLRKVGLVPSETCTDTEFLRRVTLDVTGTLPTSDEVKTFLADKSEDKRTKKINQLLQRPAYAAWWATKLSDFTGNSPQQIRVNNLPRDANLSGMWYDWLEHRVAENVSYDKIVEGIVMGSTRTSPDQTFEEMCEEMGSYFRDKNPKDFEDRKNMPFFWARRNLRQPEAKAMAFAYSFLGVRIQCANCHKHPFDQWTQQDFKSFQAFFTPIISGTNNRSEGKGNMDYRTLTAELRKEADYDRNDPKQNLNRLLRPIIEKRIKAGKPIPWQEVYIRQQVQNKYTERQLEKIRKRNPDFNARVITPRVLGGEDVLGAKYKDPRAPLMEWLRAPENPYFARAFVNRVWAHYFGRGIVEPADDLNLANPPSNKALMDHLAKGFVASGYDMKWVHREIMNSDTYQRSWRVNDTNKLDEKNFSRYVLRRLPAEVVADSIMQATASDDRVEEFVTNMDTRMIGSASTTNYRGRNGAAYMLQLFGKPLRENNCDCERTSSPTLLQTIFTRNDPEMLARIEGTARGSSSWISELRVAHGESPSDRANAAKALQMRRTLEGMRTRAKRFAANKPRKPEGDDPALLKQFQARLKTYQKSMAKMQGTIAGYEKSIAKLVPPKAKLSVKEIDAMITEVFLRTVSRYPSPDEMKSAKADVAAAKDAVTGVRDLLWAMLNTKEFMVNH